AAGTACGGTGCCGTTTCGAGAAACGGCTTGTTATGGTCGGTTCCCAGCGGCGCCAGTGCATCGAGCCACTCTTTCGGCGCGCGATGCTCGTAGAACTCGCGCTCCTCAGCTTCCGCTGCCTTGCGGATTTCGCGCTTCAGCCCTGAATCGCAGACTACCACGAAGTGCCACGGTTGCATGTTGGCGCCACTGGGAGCCGACCCTGCGGATGCAATGCAGTCTTCAATGATGCGCCGATTGACCGGCCGACCCGAAAAGTGTCGCACGGTCCGGCGATGGCTGATTTCGGAGCGAAAAGCTGCGGACCGGCGCGACATCTCGGCGGGCGGGTACTCCTGATATCCGGCCAGGGATATCATCTGCGGTTTATCCATATCCTTCATCCTTTCAACATGGAGCTCGGCATTGGCGTCTGGTGTCGACCCAAAAGGGAATTCGGAATCCGTCGATAATGAAGAACAGGTGACTTCCGACCGGGGATGGCCCGTTCGGAGGCGGCATCGCTATGGCCACATCCAAGTCGATTTATCCCCGTTTGGGCGACCTGCTGGTTGCGCGCGGCCTGATTTCCGAAGAGCAGCTCGCCCAGGCGCTGCGTGAGCAGAAGGACAGCAACAAACGGCTCGGCGACATCCTCACCGAGCAGGGACTGATATCGCCGAATGATCTGGTGGATGTCCTCAGCGAGCGACTGGGAATCCCCAAAATCAGCATCGCCGGAATTACGGCCGACCCGGAGGTCGTGCACACAATCCCCCTGCGCATCGCCAAGAAGCATCTGGCGGTTGCGCTATTCAAGATCAACGACATGCTGACGGTCGCGATGGCCGACCCGCTGGACATGGTCGCCATCGACGAGATCCGCTTCCAGACCGGGCTGAAAGTCAACCGCGTCATATCGACGCCATCGGACATCGAAGCCGCCATCGCGCATTTCTACTCTGTCGCCGAAAACGTCGAGCGCGTGATCAGCGATGCCGGGGCCCGTTCCCAGGGACGCGAGACCGGCGAATCCGACGCGCCGATCATCCAGTTGGTCGACGTGCTGTTGTCCGAAGCGGTCAAACAGCAGGCCTCCGATATGCACATCGAACCGCTCGAAGACTCGCTCCGCGTGCGCTTTCGCGTGGACGGCATCCTCCGCGAAGAAGCGCACCCGCCGGTGCGGCTGCATCCGGCGATCGTCTCGCGCATCAAGGTCATGGCGGGCATGGATGTTTCGGAGAAACGCATTCCGCAGGACGGGCGCTTTGGCGTAGGCAGCGGACGCGACACAGTCGATATGCGCGTCTCGACCATACCGACCATCTATGGCGAAAAGGTCGTCGTGCGGCTCCTGGGACGCCATGGTCTGGACCTGCGATTGGCCGCCATCGGGTTGTCGAAAGATCAGCAGCGACGCCTCGCGGAAGAGTTCGCGGCGACCGAAGGAATGATCCTCATTTGCGGGCCGACGTCGAGCGGAAAGACGACGACGCTCTATGCCGCTCTGGCCGAAATCACGACGCCGGAGAAGAATATCGTGACGGTCGAAGATCCCGTGGAGTACGCACTGCCGCATGTCAATCAGGTGCAGGTGAACGAACGCGCCGGGCTGTCGTTCGCGACGGCGCTGCGGGCCTTTATGCGTCAAAACCCGGACGTCATCATGGTCGGCGAGGTGCGTGATACACCGACGGCGCAGATTGCCACGCGGGCGGCCATGACCGGGCATCTGGTGCTGTCGACGATCCACACGATTGACGCCGCCGCCGTGCCGCATCGACTCATCGACATGGGCGTCGAACCGTTTCTGGTCGCGACCGCGCTGCGCGCGGCGATCGCGCAGCGGCTGGTCCGTCGCCTCTGCCCCGACTGCTCCGTTCCAATGGAACCGACCGAGCTGATGAAGGAACAATTGGGTTTTGATATGCTCGGCGAGGTCGGCTCGTGGAGACGCGCGGTCGGATGCCGTCAATGCCGGGGCACGGGGTATCGCGGACGCATCGGCATCTTTGAGGTTCTCAACATCGACGATGAGATCCGTCGCATGATCTCCGAAAACTGCAGTACCGGTGCGCTGCGCGAATACGTGTCGCATCGCGGGCTACACGACTTGCGACACCAGGCGCGTGAACTGATTTCCCAGGGCAGGACCACTCCCGAAGAGGCGTTGCGCGTCATTCCAAGACGTGCCGAACTGCTTGAAGTGATCGTGTGATGACGACGAGACAACCGCCGGACCGATAGACATATCGTATGCCGCTTTTTCGCTACCAAGCCGCCACATCCGACGGGCGAACAGTACGGGGCACGCTGGAGGCCGACACGCCCGGGCTGGCCAGTGAGCGTCTCGATGCCAGCGGGCTGATCCCGCTCGATGTCCGGCCGTCCGTGAGTCTGATCGATCGTCTGCGGGCGCAGCGCGGCGGCAGCGCTTGGGACATCCAGGAGAAGATTCTCTTCACTCAAAAATTCGCTTCGCTCATGAAAGCCGGAATCCCGCTGTTGACGGTTCTGGAGATGCTCGCGCGCCAGACGGCCGGCACGACCGTTCGGGAGTCGATCCGCCAGATTGCAGCGGGGGTTGCCAACGGCCAGACGTTGCACGATGCGATGGCGACATGTCCGCGACTATTCGACGCGGTCTATCTGGGAGCGGTCAATGCCGGAGAGTCGACCGGACATCTGGATACCGTCCTGGCCCAGACCGCGGACTATCTGGACCGCGAGATGGATACACGCCGCCGTGTTCGCGAGGCGGTCCGGTATCCGATCATGGTCGTGATCGCGATCAGCATCGCCAGCATTGTCATTCTCAAGTTCGTCGTGCCGCGGTTTTTGGCGTTTTACTCAAACTTCAATGCCTCTCTACCCCTGCCGACGCGCATGCTCATTGCGGTCGCCGGCTGGCTGGAGCATGTGTGGTGGCTCTTTCCGGTGCTTGCCATCGTCGGCGTCTTCGTGTGGCGTCATTGGACCAGAACGGAGCCCGGACGCCGGTGGCGTGACCGTATGCTGCTGCGACTTCCCATCATGGGCTCGCTCTTCTTAAAGGTCGCGGTCAGCCGCTTCACCCGTCTGTTCGGCGTTCTGCATGCGGCGGGGCTTCCGGCAACGAGTGCGTTGGACATTGTCGCCATCGGCG
This genomic stretch from Candidatus Zixiibacteriota bacterium harbors:
- a CDS encoding GspE/PulE family protein, with translation MATSKSIYPRLGDLLVARGLISEEQLAQALREQKDSNKRLGDILTEQGLISPNDLVDVLSERLGIPKISIAGITADPEVVHTIPLRIAKKHLAVALFKINDMLTVAMADPLDMVAIDEIRFQTGLKVNRVISTPSDIEAAIAHFYSVAENVERVISDAGARSQGRETGESDAPIIQLVDVLLSEAVKQQASDMHIEPLEDSLRVRFRVDGILREEAHPPVRLHPAIVSRIKVMAGMDVSEKRIPQDGRFGVGSGRDTVDMRVSTIPTIYGEKVVVRLLGRHGLDLRLAAIGLSKDQQRRLAEEFAATEGMILICGPTSSGKTTTLYAALAEITTPEKNIVTVEDPVEYALPHVNQVQVNERAGLSFATALRAFMRQNPDVIMVGEVRDTPTAQIATRAAMTGHLVLSTIHTIDAAAVPHRLIDMGVEPFLVATALRAAIAQRLVRRLCPDCSVPMEPTELMKEQLGFDMLGEVGSWRRAVGCRQCRGTGYRGRIGIFEVLNIDDEIRRMISENCSTGALREYVSHRGLHDLRHQARELISQGRTTPEEALRVIPRRAELLEVIV
- a CDS encoding type II secretion system F family protein, whose amino-acid sequence is MPLFRYQAATSDGRTVRGTLEADTPGLASERLDASGLIPLDVRPSVSLIDRLRAQRGGSAWDIQEKILFTQKFASLMKAGIPLLTVLEMLARQTAGTTVRESIRQIAAGVANGQTLHDAMATCPRLFDAVYLGAVNAGESTGHLDTVLAQTADYLDREMDTRRRVREAVRYPIMVVIAISIASIVILKFVVPRFLAFYSNFNASLPLPTRMLIAVAGWLEHVWWLFPVLAIVGVFVWRHWTRTEPGRRWRDRMLLRLPIMGSLFLKVAVSRFTRLFGVLHAAGLPATSALDIVAIGAGNQAVGDEVREIRRRLTAGADVGTPPEQALMPELVYEMLGVGFESGDVERMMGEVARHYDQEVDYDIRRLTDRIKPLLLAVLGVGVLILALAVLLPMWNLITLFRQ
- a CDS encoding nitroreductase family protein; translation: MDKPQMISLAGYQEYPPAEMSRRSAAFRSEISHRRTVRHFSGRPVNRRIIEDCIASAGSAPSGANMQPWHFVVVCDSGLKREIRKAAEAEEREFYEHRAPKEWLDALAPLGTDHNKPFLETAPYLICIFMQVYGYLPDRRKVKHYYGSESVGIATGILITALHHAGLATLTHTPSPMRFLNRLCRRPENERPYLILVVGHPQEGAMVPDISRKPLGDICTFL